A single genomic interval of Amycolatopsis albispora harbors:
- a CDS encoding pilin, which yields MSSLSAGCRRTTLRRNLALLTGVAVVALFVPASAAHADTVVVALAGSVDQVLTNIRNWVMGILAGLATVFLSIGGVRRVMGGGDPGEQEKAKECFKAAAIGYGLAALAPLVVTVLQGIVGA from the coding sequence ATGTCTTCCCTGTCGGCCGGCTGCCGTCGGACCACGCTTCGGCGGAACCTCGCGCTGCTCACCGGCGTGGCCGTCGTCGCGCTGTTCGTGCCTGCCTCGGCCGCGCACGCGGACACCGTGGTGGTCGCCCTGGCCGGATCTGTTGATCAGGTTCTGACCAACATCCGCAACTGGGTGATGGGCATTTTGGCGGGGCTCGCGACCGTCTTTTTGTCCATCGGCGGTGTGCGCCGTGTGATGGGCGGCGGCGATCCCGGCGAGCAGGAGAAGGCCAAGGAGTGCTTCAAGGCCGCCGCGATCGGCTACGGCTTGGCCGCGCTCGCACCCCTGGTCGTCACCGTGCTCCAGGGCATCGTGGGGGCCTGA
- a CDS encoding PrgI family protein — translation MADKVIGPLTARQLAILAVTGLVLYAGWTTTRAVVPLPVFLALAIPIGVSAAVIALGQRDGISMDRLLVAAIRQRMGPRHRVAAPEGVRPAPEWLTSQTAATSASRTAGTGKGRSAKAKSKAAVPEQISPSALRLPAEAVTDTGVVDLGTDGLAVVAVASTVNFALRTASEQESLVASFGRYLHSLTAPVQVLVRTERLDLSGQIAELRARAGGLPHPALEAAAIEHADYLVQLGEQTDLLRRQVLLILRERMGAAGPTDGLGGPGPLAVLSSLTRGKRRANAETTQASAGARRAAESRLVRRLSEAIELLSPAGIVVTPLDAGQATAVLASACNPDTLLPPSAALAGADEVITTAGGTDLDDGELAEDRTFWQGDDRAAVDQDEYGPDDGEVDDWNYEDDDDYPERGRL, via the coding sequence ATGGCCGACAAAGTGATCGGCCCGTTGACCGCCCGCCAACTGGCGATCCTCGCGGTGACCGGCCTGGTGCTCTACGCCGGTTGGACCACCACTCGCGCGGTCGTGCCGCTGCCGGTGTTCCTCGCGCTGGCCATCCCGATCGGGGTGAGCGCGGCCGTCATCGCGCTCGGCCAGCGCGACGGGATCTCGATGGACCGACTGCTGGTCGCCGCGATCCGGCAACGCATGGGACCGCGCCACCGCGTCGCTGCCCCCGAAGGCGTTCGCCCCGCGCCGGAATGGCTGACCAGCCAGACCGCCGCCACGAGCGCGAGCCGGACCGCAGGCACCGGCAAAGGCCGGTCGGCCAAGGCCAAGAGCAAGGCGGCGGTGCCCGAGCAGATCTCGCCGTCGGCGTTGCGGCTGCCCGCCGAGGCGGTCACCGACACCGGCGTGGTTGACCTGGGCACCGACGGCCTGGCCGTCGTCGCGGTCGCTTCCACGGTGAACTTCGCGCTGCGGACAGCGTCCGAGCAGGAGTCCCTGGTCGCCAGCTTCGGCCGCTACCTGCACAGCCTGACCGCGCCCGTGCAGGTGCTGGTACGCACCGAACGGCTCGACCTGTCCGGCCAGATCGCCGAGCTGCGGGCGCGTGCGGGCGGGTTGCCACACCCGGCGTTGGAGGCCGCCGCCATCGAGCACGCCGACTACTTGGTGCAGCTCGGCGAGCAGACCGACCTGCTGCGCCGTCAGGTGTTGCTGATCCTGCGCGAGCGAATGGGCGCCGCCGGGCCGACCGACGGGCTCGGCGGACCCGGCCCGCTGGCGGTGCTGTCCTCGCTGACCCGCGGTAAACGCCGCGCGAATGCCGAGACCACACAGGCGAGCGCTGGCGCGCGACGGGCGGCGGAGTCACGGCTGGTGCGCCGCCTCAGCGAGGCGATCGAACTGCTCTCGCCCGCCGGGATCGTGGTCACCCCGCTGGACGCCGGGCAGGCCACTGCCGTGCTCGCCTCTGCGTGCAACCCCGACACCCTGCTGCCGCCCTCGGCGGCCCTGGCCGGTGCCGACGAGGTCATCACCACCGCCGGCGGCACCGACCTGGACGACGGCGAACTCGCCGAGGACCGCACGTTCTGGCAGGGCGACGACCGTGCCGCGGTCGACCAGGACGAGTACGGCCCGGACGACGGCGAGGTCGACGACTGGAACTACGAGGACGACGACGACTACCCGGAGAGGGGGCGGTTGTGA
- a CDS encoding IS256 family transposase — MEQLLRQADSSGRQLVGPGGLLTELTQRVLERALDTEMSDHLGYEPGDKAGVGSGNSRNGRTAKTVLTDVGPVDITVPRDRNGTFEPAIVRKRQRRLDGLNDAIISLYARGMTVRDIQAHLTDIYGVEVSPDLISKVTDAVAEEITEWQNRPLGSSWAVLFVDALWIKIREGQFPRHPRGSGMVAGISNRRRRSRHDPLPSEAGGRACR; from the coding sequence GTGGAGCAGTTGCTGCGCCAGGCCGACTCCTCGGGGCGTCAGCTGGTTGGACCCGGCGGGCTGCTCACGGAGCTGACCCAGCGGGTGCTGGAACGTGCACTGGATACCGAGATGTCTGATCACCTCGGCTACGAACCTGGTGACAAGGCCGGGGTCGGGTCGGGCAATTCCCGCAACGGCCGGACCGCCAAGACGGTGCTGACCGATGTCGGCCCGGTCGACATCACCGTTCCCCGGGATCGCAACGGCACCTTCGAACCGGCGATCGTGCGTAAACGGCAGCGCCGTCTGGACGGGCTCAACGACGCGATCATCTCCCTGTATGCCCGCGGCATGACCGTGCGCGATATCCAAGCCCACCTCACCGACATCTACGGGGTTGAGGTCTCACCCGACCTGATCTCCAAAGTCACCGACGCGGTGGCCGAGGAGATCACCGAGTGGCAGAACCGGCCGCTCGGCTCGAGCTGGGCGGTGCTGTTCGTCGACGCCCTCTGGATCAAGATCCGCGAGGGTCAGTTTCCCCGCCATCCAAGGGGTTCAGGCATGGTGGCCGGGATTTCGAATCGGCGTCGAAGATCACGACACGATCCGCTACCGAGCGAGGCAGGCGGGAGAGCATGTCGGTGA
- a CDS encoding TRM11 family SAM-dependent methyltransferase produces MNHGQMSNPAQPEDHRQEGTTVADDRFPRALSDTGPSPAPARAESPVDGPTQLVPRALIDGLDGTTGTPSERVADNSVGDVAVSVWTTAQTSPAAQRKGRYTPESTAHPAKMLPAVAAHAIAHYTEPGDLVLDPMCGIGTTLVEALHAGRRAVGIEYEPHWVDVARANLALAHDAGVQHEGRVFHGDARQIASLLPPEYVGQAALVVTSPPYGPSTHGQVSVAPGAGVQKYHHLYGNTLDRGNLANIGHHRLLAGFTRILAGLTTYLRPGGHIAITIRPWREHAELIDLPSQILACGLHAGLIPVERCVALLARAAEHDLVARGSFFQRDFIRKQREAGLPLHLISHEDVLIFRTALRRSAGSGISTDRQDSRQFLTSRARHTENLRGESGVSESWAA; encoded by the coding sequence ATGAACCACGGCCAGATGTCGAATCCTGCCCAGCCCGAAGACCACCGCCAGGAAGGCACGACCGTGGCCGACGACCGCTTCCCGCGCGCCCTGTCCGATACCGGCCCCAGCCCGGCCCCGGCCCGTGCGGAGAGCCCGGTGGACGGGCCGACTCAGCTCGTCCCGCGCGCGCTCATCGACGGCCTCGACGGCACCACAGGTACGCCGTCCGAGCGGGTCGCCGACAACTCGGTGGGAGACGTTGCGGTGTCGGTGTGGACGACCGCGCAGACCTCACCGGCGGCCCAGCGCAAGGGCCGCTACACGCCCGAGTCGACCGCGCATCCGGCGAAGATGCTCCCGGCCGTGGCCGCGCACGCGATCGCCCACTACACCGAGCCGGGCGACCTGGTTCTCGACCCGATGTGCGGCATCGGCACCACCCTCGTCGAGGCACTGCACGCTGGGCGCCGCGCGGTCGGCATCGAGTACGAGCCGCACTGGGTCGATGTCGCCCGCGCCAACCTCGCGCTCGCCCACGACGCTGGGGTGCAGCACGAGGGCCGGGTGTTCCACGGTGACGCCCGCCAGATCGCGTCGCTGCTACCGCCGGAGTACGTCGGGCAGGCCGCGCTCGTGGTCACCTCGCCGCCGTACGGGCCGTCCACGCACGGGCAGGTGTCGGTCGCGCCGGGCGCGGGGGTGCAGAAGTACCACCACCTCTACGGCAACACCCTCGACCGCGGCAACCTCGCCAACATCGGGCACCACCGGTTGCTGGCCGGGTTCACCCGCATCCTCGCCGGACTCACCACCTATCTGCGGCCGGGCGGGCACATCGCCATCACCATCCGGCCCTGGCGCGAACACGCCGAGCTGATCGACCTGCCCTCGCAGATCCTGGCGTGCGGTCTGCACGCCGGTCTGATCCCGGTCGAGCGCTGCGTTGCGCTGCTGGCGCGGGCCGCCGAGCACGACCTCGTTGCGCGTGGCAGCTTCTTCCAGCGCGACTTCATCCGCAAACAGCGCGAAGCCGGGCTGCCGCTGCACCTCATCAGCCACGAGGATGTGCTGATTTTCCGCACGGCCCTGCGCCGCTCGGCGGGTTCAGGAATCTCGACGGACCGTCAGGATTCGCGACAGTTCCTCACCAGCCGAGCACGACACACCGAGAACCTGAGGGGCGAGTCGGGTGTGTCAGAGAGCTGGGCGGCATGA
- a CDS encoding recombinase family protein — MQLGPDDAAAAVERHPCPQCDVPAGSACRTRAGKTAAKYHTARFILVPALRDELTVPVPADRGPGKKWTQCPEVAAPAPETNGAPIRIGYARCSTATQELQSQLDALAAAHCTRVFSEKISTRIKIRPELEKALTLAHEIKIAAPDQPVILTVHEMKRLARNAAELMTLSAQLQGGGVQLELLSGPLTGIYDPHGMGSMLFAVLAVAAQLDRDYIREKTLEGQQAAAARGNHGGRPKVIDEDDVLFARALRDKGTPMPDIVKKLTIKTGKNAGRHPSVASLYRALADNDA; from the coding sequence ATGCAACTCGGACCCGACGACGCAGCGGCCGCGGTCGAACGCCACCCCTGCCCGCAATGCGACGTCCCCGCCGGCAGCGCCTGCCGCACCCGCGCCGGGAAGACCGCCGCGAAGTACCACACCGCGCGCTTCATCCTCGTGCCCGCGCTACGCGACGAACTCACCGTACCCGTCCCGGCCGATCGCGGGCCCGGCAAGAAGTGGACGCAGTGCCCCGAGGTCGCCGCGCCGGCGCCTGAGACGAACGGGGCGCCGATCCGGATCGGCTACGCTCGCTGCTCGACGGCCACCCAGGAGTTGCAAAGCCAGCTCGACGCGCTCGCGGCCGCGCACTGCACGCGGGTGTTCTCCGAGAAGATCAGCACCCGCATCAAGATCCGCCCCGAGCTGGAGAAGGCACTCACCCTCGCCCACGAGATCAAGATCGCGGCACCGGACCAGCCGGTGATCCTGACCGTGCACGAGATGAAACGCCTTGCCCGCAACGCCGCCGAGCTGATGACGCTGTCCGCCCAGCTGCAAGGTGGCGGGGTGCAGCTGGAGCTGCTGAGTGGGCCGCTGACCGGCATCTACGACCCACACGGTATGGGATCGATGCTCTTCGCCGTGCTCGCCGTCGCCGCCCAGCTCGACCGCGACTACATCCGCGAAAAGACCCTCGAAGGCCAGCAGGCCGCCGCCGCACGCGGCAACCACGGCGGCCGACCCAAGGTGATCGACGAAGACGACGTGCTCTTCGCCCGCGCCCTGCGCGACAAGGGCACCCCGATGCCCGACATCGTCAAGAAGCTGACCATCAAGACCGGCAAGAACGCCGGCCGGCACCCCTCAGTTGCCTCGCTCTACCGCGCCCTCGCCGACAACGACGCCTGA
- a CDS encoding VirB4 family type IV secretion system protein yields MTTRTRRGQRRPNTRPAAHHRAAAFTPDALSVGARHLEVGNEWVSSFAVTGFPREVHPGWLAPLLIYPGRLDVALHVGPIDPATAASRLKKQLAKLESGRRHTAEHGRLYDPQVEAAAEDAYDLSSRVARGEGKLFRVGLYLTIHAPSEQALANEVAALRSLAASLLLDAKHTTYRSLQGWVSTLPMGLDLIGMRRTFDTSALSAAFPFTSPDLPAADPTSVAAPSGVLYGYNVGSQGLVHWDRFGDGMHNHNSVILGRSGAGKSYLVKLELLRSLYRGIEIAVVDPEDEYARLAAAVGGTYVHLGARDVRLNPFDLPIHTRADGRRTAPKDALVRRSLFLHTVIAVLVGSELEAAERAALDRGIAATYQSVGITADARTWTRPSPTLRTLRDQLATAGQAGDRAAAELAARLHPFVEGAFKQLFDGPTTTNPEGHLVVFSLRDLPDELKAIGTLLTLDAVWRRVSNPAIRRPRLVVVDEAWLLMKEKSGAEFLFRMAKASRKHWAGLTVATQDTADVLGNDLGKAVVANAATQVLLRQASQAIDEITQTFDLSAGERQFLLSADRGQGLLSAGTQRVAFQSIASPTEHYLVTSNPAELAGYAADVDPGEADAEEQSFVNLGFASEQAYAAGGDEFGSFGADDDIELDAA; encoded by the coding sequence ATGACCACCCGAACGCGGCGCGGCCAGCGCCGTCCCAACACCCGGCCCGCCGCGCACCACCGGGCAGCCGCGTTCACGCCGGACGCCCTGTCCGTCGGCGCACGGCATCTCGAAGTCGGCAACGAGTGGGTGTCCAGCTTCGCCGTGACCGGGTTCCCGCGTGAGGTACACCCCGGCTGGCTCGCGCCCTTGCTGATCTACCCCGGCCGATTGGACGTCGCGCTGCATGTCGGGCCGATCGACCCGGCCACCGCCGCCTCGCGGCTGAAGAAGCAGCTCGCCAAACTCGAGAGCGGCCGGCGGCACACCGCCGAGCACGGCCGCCTCTACGACCCGCAGGTCGAAGCCGCCGCCGAGGACGCCTACGACCTCAGCTCCCGTGTCGCGCGCGGCGAAGGCAAGCTGTTCCGTGTCGGGCTGTACCTCACGATCCACGCCCCGTCCGAGCAGGCGCTGGCCAACGAGGTAGCGGCGCTGCGCTCGCTGGCGGCGAGCCTGCTGCTGGACGCCAAGCACACCACCTACCGGTCACTGCAGGGCTGGGTGTCAACGCTGCCGATGGGCCTCGACCTGATCGGAATGAGGCGCACCTTCGACACGAGTGCGCTCTCGGCCGCGTTCCCGTTCACCTCGCCCGACCTGCCCGCAGCCGACCCGACCTCGGTGGCCGCGCCGTCCGGCGTGCTCTACGGCTACAACGTCGGATCGCAGGGCCTGGTGCACTGGGACCGTTTCGGCGACGGGATGCACAACCACAACTCCGTCATCCTCGGGCGCAGCGGCGCGGGCAAGTCCTACCTGGTCAAGCTCGAACTCCTGCGCAGCCTGTACCGAGGAATCGAGATCGCGGTCGTCGACCCGGAAGACGAGTACGCCCGCCTGGCCGCCGCCGTGGGCGGCACCTACGTCCATCTCGGTGCCCGCGACGTCCGGCTCAACCCGTTCGACCTGCCCATCCACACCCGCGCCGACGGCCGCCGGACCGCACCGAAAGACGCCCTCGTGCGGCGGTCGCTGTTCCTGCACACCGTCATCGCGGTGCTCGTCGGCAGTGAGCTGGAAGCCGCCGAGCGGGCCGCGCTGGACCGGGGCATCGCCGCTACCTACCAGTCGGTGGGGATCACCGCCGACGCCCGCACGTGGACTCGCCCCTCACCCACCTTGCGGACCTTGCGCGACCAGCTGGCCACCGCGGGCCAGGCCGGCGACCGGGCCGCCGCCGAGCTCGCGGCGAGGCTGCACCCGTTCGTCGAGGGCGCGTTCAAGCAGCTGTTCGACGGCCCGACCACCACCAATCCGGAAGGCCATTTGGTGGTGTTCAGTCTGCGGGACCTGCCCGACGAGCTGAAAGCCATCGGCACGCTGCTCACCCTGGACGCGGTGTGGCGGCGGGTGTCCAACCCCGCGATTCGCCGCCCGCGCCTGGTGGTCGTGGACGAGGCGTGGCTGCTGATGAAAGAGAAGTCAGGCGCGGAGTTCCTGTTCCGCATGGCCAAAGCCTCCCGGAAACACTGGGCAGGCTTGACGGTCGCGACCCAAGACACCGCCGATGTTCTCGGTAACGATCTCGGCAAAGCCGTGGTGGCCAACGCGGCGACCCAAGTGCTGCTGCGGCAGGCGTCGCAAGCCATCGACGAGATCACCCAAACCTTCGATCTGTCGGCCGGAGAACGGCAATTCCTGCTGTCGGCTGACCGAGGTCAGGGATTGCTGTCGGCGGGCACCCAGCGCGTCGCGTTCCAAAGTATCGCCTCGCCCACAGAGCACTACCTCGTCACGAGTAATCCGGCCGAACTCGCCGGATACGCCGCCGACGTCGACCCCGGCGAGGCCGACGCCGAGGAGCAGTCCTTCGTGAACCTGGGCTTCGCCAGCGAGCAGGCGTATGCGGCCGGGGGCGATGAGTTCGGCTCGTTCGGTGCTGATGACGACATCGAACTCGACGCCGCCTGA
- a CDS encoding IS110 family transposase has translation MTSGYQVFLGLDVGKGEHHAVGLDPAGKRLHDAPLPNSEPKLRALFDKLAAHGPLLVVVDQPATIGALPVAVARAAGHRVAYLPGLAMRRIADLYPGRAKTDARDAFVIADAARSLPHTLRPVDVGDDALAELDVLVGFDDDLAGEATRIGNRIRGLLTGVHPALERAIGPRISHPAVLEILSRCGGPTGIRAAGRRKLTAIATAHAPRMGDKLVTAILAALDEQTVVVPGTTAADTVLPRLADSLKTVLQQRKQVATEVEGILDAHPLAGVLTSMPGVGVRTAARILLEIGDATAFKSSGHLAAYAGIAPVTRSSGSSIKGEHPARTGNRKLKRAFFLAAFAALSDPTSRAYYQRKRDEGKKHNAALICLARRRCDVLFAMLRNKTYYRHPETTPAPAAA, from the coding sequence ATGACCAGCGGTTACCAGGTGTTCCTCGGCCTGGACGTCGGCAAGGGCGAACACCACGCCGTCGGCCTGGACCCGGCGGGCAAGCGGCTTCACGACGCGCCGCTGCCCAACAGCGAACCGAAGCTGCGGGCGCTGTTCGACAAGCTCGCCGCGCACGGGCCGTTGCTGGTGGTGGTCGATCAACCGGCGACGATCGGCGCGCTGCCGGTCGCGGTGGCCCGCGCGGCCGGCCACCGGGTGGCCTACCTGCCCGGCCTGGCCATGCGACGCATCGCCGACCTCTACCCCGGCCGCGCGAAAACCGACGCCCGGGACGCGTTCGTCATCGCCGACGCCGCCCGCTCGCTGCCGCACACGCTGCGCCCGGTCGACGTCGGCGACGACGCCCTGGCCGAGCTGGACGTGCTGGTCGGGTTCGACGACGACCTGGCCGGTGAGGCCACCCGGATCGGCAACCGCATCCGCGGCCTGCTCACCGGCGTCCACCCCGCCCTGGAACGCGCGATCGGCCCGAGGATCAGTCACCCGGCGGTGCTGGAGATCCTGTCCCGCTGCGGCGGCCCGACCGGCATCCGCGCCGCCGGCCGCCGCAAGCTCACCGCGATCGCCACCGCGCACGCGCCCCGCATGGGCGACAAACTCGTCACCGCGATCCTGGCCGCGCTGGACGAGCAGACCGTCGTCGTCCCGGGCACAACGGCGGCCGACACCGTCCTGCCCCGTCTGGCCGACAGCCTGAAAACCGTTCTCCAGCAACGCAAACAGGTCGCCACCGAGGTCGAAGGGATACTCGATGCGCACCCTCTTGCCGGGGTCCTGACCTCCATGCCCGGCGTCGGGGTCAGGACCGCAGCCCGCATCCTGCTGGAGATCGGCGACGCCACGGCGTTCAAGTCCTCCGGCCACCTGGCCGCCTACGCCGGCATCGCCCCGGTCACCCGCAGCTCGGGCTCCTCCATCAAGGGCGAGCACCCGGCCCGCACCGGCAACCGCAAACTCAAGCGGGCGTTCTTCCTCGCCGCGTTCGCAGCCTTGTCCGACCCCACCAGCAGGGCCTATTACCAGCGAAAACGCGATGAAGGGAAGAAGCACAACGCCGCGCTGATCTGCCTGGCGCGGCGCCGCTGCGACGTCCTGTTCGCCATGCTCCGCAACAAGACCTACTACCGGCACCCCGAGACCACTCCTGCCCCGGCTGCGGCTTGA